From the Hylaeus volcanicus isolate JK05 chromosome 4, UHH_iyHylVolc1.0_haploid, whole genome shotgun sequence genome, one window contains:
- the LOC128875705 gene encoding moesin/ezrin/radixin homolog 1 isoform X5, translated as MSQEVKKETPLQFKFRAKFYPEDVAEELIQDITLRLFYLQVKNAILTDEIYCPPETSVLLASYAVQARHGDFLKSTHTAGFLVNDRLLPQRVMDQHKMSKDEWESSITNWWQEHRGMLREDAMMEYLKIAQDLEMYGVNYFEIRNKKGTDLWLGVDALGLNIYEKDDKLTPKIGFPWSEIRNISFNDKKFIIKPIDKKAPDFIFFATRVKINKRILALCMGNHELYMRRRKPDTIDVQQMKAQAREEKIAKQQQREKLQLEIAARERAEKKQQEYEERLRNMAEEMDRRQAELTEAQEMIRRLEEQLKQLQAAKEELEDRQKELTAMMEKLELSHEMEAAERAKLEQEIRAKQEEVQRIQSEVEAKDAEARRLQEEFEAAKLRQEEADRAYQASTTPHHHHVEENEEGEEEGEDEVPQGDVTKDLATDESIIDPVEERRTLAERNERLHDQLKALKQDLAQSRDESKETVMDKIHRENVRQGRDKYKTLREIRKGNTKRRVDQFENM; from the exons ATGAGCCAGGAAGTCAAAAAGGAGACTCCGTTGCAGTTCAAGTTCCGCGCCAAGTTCTACCCCGAAGACGTTGCGGAGGAATTGATTCAAGATATCACGTTACGTCTCTTCTATCTTCAG GTAAAAAATGCTATTCTTACGGATGAAATCTACTGTCCTCCGGAAACATCAGTATTGTTAGCTTCTTATGCAGTCCAAGCAAGACACGGAGATTTCCTAAAAAGTACGCACACCGCGGGCTTCTTGGTGAACGATCGTTTACTGCCACAACGTGTCATGGATCAACACAAAATGAGTAAAGATGAATGGGAAAGCTCTATCACCAATTGGTGGCAAGAACACCGCGGTATGCTACGCGAGGATGCCATGATGGAATATCTCAAAATTGCTCAG GATTTGGAAATGTACGGAGTGAACTATTTCGAAATTCGTAACAAGAAAGGTACGGATCTCTGGTTGGGTGTCGATGCTTTGGGTTTAAACATTTACGAGAAGGATGACAAATTGACGCCGAAAATTGGTTTTCCGTGGTctgaaattagaaatatttcgttcAACGATAAAAAGTTCATAATTAAACCAATTGACAAAAAAGCGCCGGACTTCATCTTCTTTGCGACTAGAGTTAAGATTAACAAACGAATTTTGGCACTGTGTATGGGAAATCACGAACTCTACATGCGTAGACGTAAACCTGATACAATTGATGTGCAGCAGATGAAG GCTCAAGCTAGGGAAGAGAAAATCGCAAAACAGCAACAGAGGGAGAAGCTACAGTTGGAAATAGCCGCAAGGGAACGTGCTGAGAAAAAACAACAAGAATACGAAGAAAGACTTAGAAATATGGCAGAAGAGATGGACAGGCGGCAAGCTGAACTAACCGAAGCTCAGGAAATGATCCGACGTTTAGAGGAACAGCTTAAACAATTACAAGCGGCTAAAGAGGAATTAGAAGATCGTCAAAAG GAACTTACAGCCATGATGGAAAAACTCGAACTTTCACATGAAATGGAAGCGGCAGAACGTGCTAAACTTGAACAAGAAATAAGAGCTAAGCAAGAAGAAGTACAACGTATACAGTCCGAAGTGGAGGCTAAAGATGCAGAAGCAAGAAGACTGCAGGAAGAATTTGAAGCAGCCaa GTTGAGGCAAGAAGAAGCCGACAGGGCATATCAGGCTAGTACAACACCGCATCATCATCACGTTGAAGAGAACGAAGAAGGTGAAGAGGAAGGTGAAGATGAGGTTCCTCAGGGTGATGTTACTAAAGATCTTGCAACTGATGAATCGATAATCGATCCTGTCGAAGAACGGCGCACCTTAGCCGAGAGAAATGAACGTCTTCATGACCAACTCAAG GCATTGAAGCAAGATTTAGCACAGTCACGCGATGAGTCGAAGGAAACTGTTATGGATAAAATTCACAGAGAAAACGTCCGCCAGGGACGTGACAAATATAAAACACTTCGTGAGATTCGCAAGGGCAATACTAAGCGTCGCGTTGATCAATTtgagaatatgtaa